The region GAAACGTACCGTTAATGTAATAATCTAACATGATACATCTTTGTGTTGCTAAATAATAGTCAGCATAACTTTTATTTACACTAGCATGTTTTAACAATTTAATCGTTTCATTGATATAAGTATGCATTTTTTCATTATTGGTGAGCGACGTTATATTATCTAGCATGTTCATTTTTTCTTCAAGATCATCTATTAGGTTTACCCATGTCCCTTTGTTCTCTAAGGTTTTATTAAACTCTTTCTCAGATAAAAAATATGCCCTTCCACCAAAACCGGCACTTACATAGCTTTTACTACTTTCTACACTATCCTTGGAATAAATCGCTTTAGGAACTACTAAATAGTAACCACCGTATGCGGAATTTTTTATGTATGTCTTAATCTTGTCTTTTTTATCAGATGGTAGCGTTTTAATTATACTGTTTAGATTCTGCAATTCTTTATCGTAACTAGGCTTGATGGAATCAAGTAATTCATTGTAGGGGGTATTGTCTACTACATAAGAATACATTAATCCAGATTCTGTTACTATATATTCTTTATTAGATAGTTGATTGCTCTCTTCCGTCTTTTTAGTAATTGAAGGGTTTGAACTACTACCACGCACCTTAGTTTCATCTTCTGATGAATTGTGTGTACATGCAGCTAAAATCATGGCCGAACTAAGGATAATTAATATTCTTCTCATGAGCAAGTTTAAACCTCCTAACCTTTAAAAGAAGGAGTGATAAAACACTCCTTCTTACTATTATATATTCTAAATATGACTGCTCGCTACCCAATTATAACTCCAATAAAGTGAGTAATATCCTGTTGGTGAGTAAATTGCCTCTTTTAAGAAGTTATATTGTCCTTCATCCTTTCTAGTATACTAGTAAAATCACCTAAAACTCCCCTAACACTTCATCTTCATAACGTTTCATTTGTTTATTATAAGTGTTATCCCAAGCCCTTGTAGTATTTAATTCATGTATTTCTATAGCCGTAAAATTATCCCAAACTCAATTTTAACCATTTCAAGTACTGCTTTTAGATAGAAAGAAAACCACCTATATTCCATACAATTATGAAACACGGGTGGTTTCTGTTAATGATTAATGGGGATCTCTATTTTATCGTTTTTATGAATATCTTCCGTTCCGGCATCTAAGGCAGTCTTGTAATATAAACATTTATGATCGATAAGATCCATTGTTTTTTTTAGCTCTTCTATCTGTGCTTCTACAGTTACTTTTCGTTCCATAAACATGTCATATCTTTGTTGCAAGGTGGCATCTCCCTCAGAACACCAATCAATGAAGTTTTTAATTTCCTTAATAGGCATCCCAGTGGATTTTAGACATTCAATCACTTTTAAAGCTTCGATATCGGAGTCTTTAAACAATCGTGTGCCGTTGGGATTTCGTTCAACAAAAGGCATGAGTCCCTCCTTGTCGTAATAACGCAAGGTATATACTGTAAGATCCAACGCTTTTGCAACTTCGCTGATAGAATATGTCTTCATCATTTACCTCCATTGTAGAAATGATATAGACTTCGAGTTAACGCTATGAATGGAAAGGATATTATCATGATATTGATTGAATGTCAAAGTCACCAGAATTGGAGAGGTCCAGTGTAGAGAAGGTTTTTCAAAAAAATGAAACTAACCTCTTGACCTAGAGTTAACTATAAGGATTAACATAGACTTTGAAAGGATAAAGAAGGGGTAGCAATGAATGAAGGATTTTAACTTAGTTGAGATTATTCATTTTATGAGCCTGTTCCCTTTTAATAGAAATGATAGGAGGCTAACTGTATGATTACTGCAAAAGCAAGAGCTGTCGATGGTCCAGACAAACAGTTTCACGCAACTGAAATTAAACGACGTGACCTTGATTCCCATGATGTTCTAATTGAAATTAAATATGCAGGCATATGTCATTCTGACATCCATACTGCTCACGGCGAATGGGGTGAAGTAAACTATCCCCTAGTACCAGGACACGAAATTGCGGGGGTTGTTTCTGCTATAGGGCCTAACGTTACAAAGTACAAGGTCGGTGACCGGGTAGGGGTCGGATGTATGGTAGACTCTTGCGGTGAATGTGAGAACTGTCGTCAGGGAGAAGAGCAATACTGTCTCAAAGGAAATATACCTACGTATGCAGGTGTTGACAAATACGGAGAGCCAACTCAAGGTGGCTACTCTACCCACATTGTCGTAACTGAAGATTTTGTACTTAGAATCCCCGATAACATTGAACTAGATGTTGCCGCACCATTACTTTGCGCAGGTATTACGACATATTCTCCACTCAATCATTGGAAGTCTGGCCCGGGCAAGAAAGTAGCTGTTGTTGGTATGGGAGGTCTAGGTCATATGGCTGTCCAGATTGCTCATGCTATGGGTGCAGAAGTTACCGTTTTATCACAAACATTAAATAAAAAAGAAGATGGCTTGCAACTCGGTGCAGACAACTACTACGCCACTAGTAATCCAGAAGTATTTGAGAATCTTGCCGGATCCTTTGACTTAATTATTAATACGGTAAGTGCAAAGCTCAATATGGATGATTATTTTGGACTTCTTACTCTAGACGGTGTTTTGGTAAATGTCGGTGCGCCAGCAGAACCATTATCAGTAAATGTATTCTCTCTCATCGGTCATCGTCGTTCATTTGCAGGCTCAATGATTGGGGGCATTCGTGAAACTCAGGAAATGTTGGACTTCTGTGCGACACATAACATTGTGCCTAAAATTGAAGTGATTTCTGCCGATTCAATTGACGAAGCGTATGAACGAGTATTAGCTTCAGATGTAAAGTATCGTTTCGTGATTGATGTCAGCACAATGTAATTGATTTAATAATAAATCTTAAGTTGTAATGATAAGGCTATTATAGTCCTTTAAAGAGAAAGGAGTTTTGGTGTATATCGCCAAGCTCTTTTTTTCATTTGACTAAAATACCATATGGGGGTATAGTATAAATATATAAAAGCCAAAAGGAAGTGAATGATGTGGATAAATTCTTACAGGATCACCCTAGTAAACCCAGGACGCGAGATGAAAAGGAAAAAGTCATTAACCGTTTAAAACGTATAGAAGGTCAAGTACGCGGCATTCAGAAAATGGTGGAGGAAGACCGATATTGTGTAGATATTTTAGTCCAAATTAGCGCAATACAATCCGCTTTAAAAAATGTAGGTTTCTCTGTCACAGAACGACATCTCAACCATTGTGTCAGTGATGCGATCAAGCAAGGTGATGGTCAAGCAACCATTGATGAATTAATGAACGTTATGAAGCAGTTTTCCAAGTAAGGAAAAGGAGGGAACGATGTGGGAAAAACAAATCATGCAACACTTGGTATAACGGGAATGACCTGTGCTGCTTGTTCCACCCGTGTTGAAAAA is a window of Caldalkalibacillus salinus DNA encoding:
- a CDS encoding NAD(P)-dependent alcohol dehydrogenase encodes the protein MITAKARAVDGPDKQFHATEIKRRDLDSHDVLIEIKYAGICHSDIHTAHGEWGEVNYPLVPGHEIAGVVSAIGPNVTKYKVGDRVGVGCMVDSCGECENCRQGEEQYCLKGNIPTYAGVDKYGEPTQGGYSTHIVVTEDFVLRIPDNIELDVAAPLLCAGITTYSPLNHWKSGPGKKVAVVGMGGLGHMAVQIAHAMGAEVTVLSQTLNKKEDGLQLGADNYYATSNPEVFENLAGSFDLIINTVSAKLNMDDYFGLLTLDGVLVNVGAPAEPLSVNVFSLIGHRRSFAGSMIGGIRETQEMLDFCATHNIVPKIEVISADSIDEAYERVLASDVKYRFVIDVSTM
- a CDS encoding MerR family transcriptional regulator — encoded protein: MKTYSISEVAKALDLTVYTLRYYDKEGLMPFVERNPNGTRLFKDSDIEALKVIECLKSTGMPIKEIKNFIDWCSEGDATLQQRYDMFMERKVTVEAQIEELKKTMDLIDHKCLYYKTALDAGTEDIHKNDKIEIPINH
- a CDS encoding metal-sensing transcriptional repressor is translated as MDKFLQDHPSKPRTRDEKEKVINRLKRIEGQVRGIQKMVEEDRYCVDILVQISAIQSALKNVGFSVTERHLNHCVSDAIKQGDGQATIDELMNVMKQFSK